A part of Thiomicrorhabdus sediminis genomic DNA contains:
- the cgtA gene encoding Obg family GTPase CgtA encodes MQFVDEAVIHVEAGRGGNGVVSFRREKYIPFGGPNGGDGGDGGSVYLLADRNLNTLVDFRYTKNYRAQNGQTGMGQQKTGAAGDDLVIPVPVGTTVVDIDSDQVVGDLLEHGEKLLVAAGGRHGLGNIHFKSSKNRTPRQCTPGEPGEELDLRLELKVLADVGLLGLPNAGKSSLISAVSAARPKVANYPFTTLYPNLGVVSVSPETSFVIADIPGLIEGAAEGAGLGVQFLKHLSRTGLLLHVVDIAPMDESDPVESIRVIQQELLKYSEELSGKERWLVLNKTDLLLDEEVEELCNQIVADIDWQGPVYQISAVQRAGTDKLVNDIAYALEQNRQAALEQQEQEQQQAAMSQRATVEEDFDF; translated from the coding sequence ATGCAATTTGTTGATGAAGCTGTTATTCACGTAGAAGCAGGGCGTGGTGGTAATGGTGTGGTGAGTTTCCGCCGCGAGAAATACATTCCTTTTGGTGGGCCAAACGGTGGTGACGGCGGTGACGGCGGTAGTGTTTATCTGCTTGCTGACCGTAACCTGAATACCTTGGTGGATTTCCGATATACCAAAAACTATCGAGCGCAAAACGGTCAAACCGGTATGGGACAGCAGAAAACCGGTGCCGCCGGAGATGATCTGGTGATTCCGGTTCCGGTCGGCACCACAGTGGTTGATATCGATTCTGATCAGGTGGTCGGTGATCTGCTTGAGCACGGTGAAAAGCTATTGGTTGCCGCAGGCGGACGTCATGGTTTGGGAAATATACACTTCAAGAGCAGTAAAAACCGAACTCCACGCCAATGTACTCCGGGAGAGCCTGGCGAAGAGTTGGATTTACGTCTTGAGCTTAAGGTGTTAGCCGATGTCGGTTTGTTGGGTTTGCCAAATGCCGGTAAATCGAGCTTGATTTCTGCGGTATCGGCGGCGCGTCCGAAGGTGGCTAATTATCCATTTACTACGCTATACCCTAATTTGGGCGTGGTCAGTGTGTCGCCGGAAACCAGTTTTGTGATCGCCGATATTCCAGGCTTGATAGAAGGTGCCGCGGAAGGCGCGGGGTTGGGTGTGCAGTTCTTGAAGCACCTTTCTCGTACCGGTCTACTCTTGCATGTGGTCGATATTGCACCAATGGACGAATCTGACCCGGTAGAATCGATTCGCGTCATTCAACAGGAGTTGCTTAAGTACAGTGAAGAACTAAGCGGCAAAGAGCGCTGGTTGGTATTGAACAAAACCGACTTATTGCTTGATGAAGAAGTCGAAGAATTGTGTAACCAAATTGTTGCCGATATTGATTGGCAAGGACCGGTTTATCAGATTTCTGCGGTGCAGCGTGCCGGTACCGATAAGTTGGTTAATGATATTGCCTATGCTCTGGAGCAGAATCGCCAAGCGGCATTAGAGCAGCAAGAACAAGAACAGCAGCAAGCGGCGATGAGCCAGCGTGCAACGGTTGAAGAAGATTTCGATTTTTAA
- a CDS encoding patatin-like phospholipase family protein, producing the protein MNLNTAARLLPLTTDYLQRLLLLPLVIAMAISSGCSSYGTISNPPALSDTRNDYSIESVLKNKPQGKLTLLLAFSGGGTRAAALSYGVLEELNATQLTIGDQTINLLDEVDIISSVSGGSFTAAYYGLHGKKTFTEFKSAMLYKDIENQLIDGALSVSQWFSSKSRTDMAIDYYNREIFNYASFADLQNSHSPLILINASDLSSGARISFTQEYFDLICSKLNHFPIAKAVAASSAVPLVFNPIVLKNYRPCDIGIANRLMQQTSADHNYELQQTINTLTPYLNDNLPYLHIVDGGITDNLGLRAIYDVIELSGGVQAFLGHVDKAITAQIAVIVVDAATQPQNTISMTNQPPTIKQTLQTINDIQIHRYNSSTITLFSQSLNNWKNQLSSSQTIDPYLIQLNFSQLPSARIRDQFNQIPTSLSLPNEQVEQLISAGRMLLRNHPQFKALIASLRDKKTQK; encoded by the coding sequence ATGAACTTAAATACCGCCGCCAGATTGCTACCACTGACTACCGATTATTTGCAACGCCTGCTTTTATTACCTTTAGTCATTGCCATGGCTATATCTAGCGGATGTTCTTCTTATGGCACTATCAGCAACCCGCCCGCGCTTAGTGATACTCGGAATGACTATTCGATTGAATCGGTATTAAAAAACAAACCGCAAGGCAAACTGACACTGCTACTCGCTTTTTCCGGCGGAGGCACCCGAGCCGCCGCTTTGTCCTATGGTGTACTGGAAGAACTTAACGCCACCCAATTAACAATAGGCGACCAAACCATTAACCTATTGGATGAAGTCGATATTATCAGCTCCGTTTCCGGCGGCAGCTTTACCGCCGCTTATTACGGCTTACATGGTAAAAAGACCTTTACCGAATTCAAATCGGCGATGCTCTATAAAGACATTGAAAACCAGTTAATCGACGGTGCTCTCAGCGTCAGCCAATGGTTCAGCAGCAAAAGCCGAACCGATATGGCAATTGATTATTACAATCGTGAAATTTTCAATTATGCCAGTTTTGCCGATTTACAAAACTCTCACAGCCCGCTGATTCTCATCAATGCTTCCGACCTAAGTAGCGGCGCACGCATCAGTTTCACCCAAGAATACTTTGATCTGATCTGCTCCAAGCTGAACCACTTTCCCATTGCCAAAGCGGTTGCCGCTTCCAGCGCGGTACCACTGGTATTCAACCCGATTGTATTGAAGAACTACCGCCCTTGCGATATCGGCATTGCCAATCGTTTAATGCAGCAAACATCCGCTGACCATAATTATGAGCTGCAGCAGACCATCAACACCTTGACCCCTTACCTCAATGACAACTTACCTTACCTTCATATTGTCGATGGCGGCATTACCGACAATCTTGGCTTACGGGCAATCTACGATGTCATCGAGCTTTCTGGAGGCGTGCAGGCTTTTTTAGGCCACGTCGATAAAGCCATCACTGCGCAAATTGCGGTCATTGTTGTTGATGCGGCCACCCAGCCGCAAAACACCATCAGCATGACCAACCAGCCCCCCACAATCAAACAGACATTACAAACCATCAACGACATCCAGATTCATCGCTACAACAGTTCGACCATCACCCTGTTTTCACAAAGTTTGAATAACTGGAAAAACCAACTGTCCAGCTCTCAAACGATCGATCCCTATCTGATCCAGCTGAACTTTTCACAACTGCCAAGCGCACGGATTCGTGACCAGTTCAATCAAATTCCTACCAGTCTGAGCCTACCGAATGAACAGGTGGAACAACTTATTTCCGCGGGTCGCATGCTATTGAGAAATCACCCACAATTCAAAGCCTTAATAGCCTCTTTGCGCGACAAAAAAACACAAAAATGA
- a CDS encoding co-chaperone GroES, whose product MNIKPLQDRVVIRRVEEKKESAGGILLPGSAQEQQNMGEVVAVGPGKASDSGSIIAMTVKVGDKVMFGQYSGQEVKDDNGEPLMIMREDDIIAIVD is encoded by the coding sequence ATGAATATTAAGCCTTTACAAGATCGCGTTGTAATCCGTCGCGTAGAAGAGAAAAAAGAATCAGCTGGCGGAATCTTGCTTCCTGGTTCTGCACAAGAACAGCAGAACATGGGTGAAGTGGTTGCCGTAGGTCCAGGTAAAGCATCTGATTCAGGTTCAATTATCGCTATGACTGTTAAGGTTGGCGATAAGGTGATGTTTGGTCAGTATTCTGGTCAAGAGGTGAAAGACGACAATGGTGAGCCTCTAATGATTATGCGTGAAGACGATATTATTGCGATCGTTGACTAA
- the rplU gene encoding 50S ribosomal protein L21: MYAVIKTGGKQYRVQEGQVLRIESLNAEVGDAVEFDEVLMVGEGADVKVGTPVVEGAKVSATVEANGRGKKVTIIKFRRRKNRSKTKQGHRQNYTEVKIGKISA; this comes from the coding sequence ATGTACGCAGTAATTAAAACCGGTGGTAAGCAGTATCGAGTTCAAGAAGGTCAAGTATTGCGCATCGAGTCTCTGAATGCAGAAGTTGGTGATGCAGTTGAATTTGACGAAGTATTGATGGTAGGTGAAGGCGCTGATGTTAAAGTTGGTACGCCTGTAGTTGAAGGTGCTAAAGTTTCTGCAACCGTTGAAGCAAACGGTCGTGGTAAAAAAGTAACCATCATCAAATTCCGTCGTCGTAAGAACAGATCGAAAACTAAGCAAGGCCACCGTCAAAACTACACTGAAGTGAAAATCGGTAAGATTTCAGCTTAA
- the ectA gene encoding diaminobutyrate acetyltransferase has translation METHPQNSKVVFRSPNLEDGAAIHQLIMDSPPLDVNSSYLYMLQATHFADTCLVAEVGQRIVGFVSGYMRPDDKDSLFVWQIAVSESMRGQGLAQKMLKALLKNVCEQQSVGKLCCTISPTNLASQSLFKRFAANYELDIRVEDFIEPNHFGNAQHEAEQLYTISQSNNDNLNSIQF, from the coding sequence ATGGAGACTCACCCCCAAAATTCTAAAGTAGTTTTTAGATCCCCCAATTTAGAGGATGGCGCTGCCATTCACCAATTAATTATGGATTCCCCACCACTGGACGTGAATTCCAGCTACCTCTATATGCTTCAAGCGACCCATTTTGCAGATACCTGCTTGGTGGCCGAGGTCGGTCAGCGCATTGTTGGTTTTGTCTCGGGCTATATGCGCCCTGACGACAAGGATTCGTTGTTTGTCTGGCAAATTGCCGTATCCGAATCCATGCGCGGCCAAGGCTTAGCCCAGAAAATGCTAAAAGCCCTGCTGAAAAATGTCTGCGAGCAGCAAAGCGTTGGCAAATTATGCTGCACCATAAGCCCGACAAATCTGGCTTCACAATCTTTATTCAAGCGTTTTGCCGCCAACTACGAGCTTGATATTCGTGTAGAAGATTTTATCGAGCCAAATCACTTTGGTAACGCTCAGCATGAGGCTGAACAGCTCTACACGATTTCACAATCCAATAACGACAACTTGAATTCAATTCAGTTTTAG
- the groL gene encoding chaperonin GroEL (60 kDa chaperone family; promotes refolding of misfolded polypeptides especially under stressful conditions; forms two stacked rings of heptamers to form a barrel-shaped 14mer; ends can be capped by GroES; misfolded proteins enter the barrel where they are refolded when GroES binds): protein MGAKDVKFGLDAREKMVDGINILANAVKVTLGPKGRNVVLEKTFGAPTVTKDGVSVAREIELEDKFMNMGAQMVKEVSSQTNDVAGDGTTTATVLAQAIVREGMKSVAAGMNPMDLNRGIHKAVEAVVAELQGMSVPCKTTESIAQVGTISANSDSAVGKMIAEAMERVSTEGVITVEEGSSLQDELVVVEGMEFDRGYLSPYFVNNQDKMVAELENPYILLHDKKISNIRDLLPTLEAVSKTGRPLLIIAEDVDGEALATLVINNMRGIVKVAAVKAPGFGERRKAMLQDMAILTGGTVISEEVGLSLDAITLDVLGETKSAVVGKDTTKLIDGNGAKEDIDARCAQIKAQQDASTSDYDKEKLGERLAKLAGGVAVIKLGAATEMEMKEKKDRVDDALHATRAAVEEGIVPGGGVALVRASSKVTVEGDNDDQNVGIQIALRSMQEPMRQIAANCGLEGSVIVNKVLEGEGNFGFDAAKEEYVDMIEAGIIDPAKVTRSAIQNAASVAGLVLTTGAAIADSDSADPAADAAAQGYTQGMGGMM, encoded by the coding sequence ATGGGAGCTAAAGACGTTAAGTTTGGTTTAGACGCTCGTGAGAAAATGGTTGATGGTATCAACATTCTTGCTAATGCAGTTAAAGTGACACTAGGTCCAAAAGGACGTAACGTTGTTCTAGAAAAAACTTTTGGTGCGCCAACAGTGACTAAGGATGGTGTATCGGTTGCACGTGAGATCGAACTTGAAGACAAGTTTATGAATATGGGTGCGCAGATGGTTAAAGAAGTGTCATCTCAGACCAACGATGTGGCTGGTGACGGTACAACCACTGCGACAGTTCTAGCGCAAGCGATTGTTCGTGAAGGGATGAAATCGGTTGCAGCGGGTATGAATCCGATGGATTTGAACCGTGGTATTCATAAAGCGGTTGAAGCGGTTGTTGCAGAGCTTCAAGGTATGTCTGTTCCATGTAAAACTACTGAATCTATCGCTCAGGTTGGTACGATTTCAGCTAACTCTGATTCGGCAGTAGGCAAGATGATCGCCGAGGCGATGGAGCGCGTGTCAACTGAAGGTGTTATCACTGTTGAAGAAGGTTCTTCTTTGCAGGATGAGCTAGTCGTCGTTGAAGGTATGGAATTCGATCGTGGTTACCTATCACCATATTTCGTCAACAACCAGGACAAGATGGTTGCTGAATTGGAAAATCCATACATCCTGTTGCACGATAAGAAAATCTCAAATATCCGTGATTTGCTACCAACCCTGGAAGCGGTATCAAAAACAGGTCGTCCTCTATTGATTATTGCCGAAGACGTTGATGGTGAAGCTCTGGCGACGCTAGTTATCAACAATATGCGCGGTATCGTTAAGGTTGCGGCGGTTAAGGCTCCTGGTTTTGGTGAGCGTCGTAAAGCCATGCTGCAAGATATGGCCATCCTGACTGGTGGTACTGTTATTTCTGAAGAAGTGGGTCTGTCTCTAGATGCGATCACTTTAGATGTTCTTGGTGAAACCAAGTCGGCGGTTGTTGGTAAAGATACGACTAAACTAATCGACGGTAACGGTGCGAAAGAAGATATCGATGCTCGTTGCGCGCAAATCAAGGCGCAGCAAGATGCTTCTACTTCTGACTACGACAAGGAAAAACTGGGTGAGCGTTTAGCGAAGCTTGCCGGTGGTGTTGCCGTTATCAAGCTTGGTGCCGCCACTGAAATGGAAATGAAAGAGAAGAAGGATCGTGTTGACGATGCATTGCACGCAACGCGTGCCGCGGTTGAAGAAGGTATTGTGCCTGGTGGTGGTGTTGCGCTGGTTCGTGCTTCATCAAAAGTTACCGTTGAAGGGGATAACGATGATCAGAATGTAGGTATCCAAATTGCTTTGCGTTCGATGCAAGAGCCAATGCGTCAGATCGCTGCAAACTGTGGTCTTGAAGGTTCTGTGATTGTTAATAAGGTGCTTGAAGGTGAAGGTAACTTCGGTTTCGACGCCGCCAAAGAAGAATATGTCGATATGATCGAAGCCGGTATCATCGACCCTGCGAAAGTAACGCGTTCTGCAATTCAGAACGCTGCGTCGGTGGCCGGTCTGGTATTGACCACAGGTGCCGCAATTGCCGATTCTGACAGTGCTGATCCAGCAGCGGATGCGGCGGCACAAGGTTACACTCAGGGAATGGGTGGCATGATGTAA
- the proB gene encoding glutamate 5-kinase, with translation MQRSELKNTKRWVVKIGSALLTNDGQGLNKEALAHWVEQIVELKSQGVEVVIVSSGSVAEGMKRLGWSTRPKVLNELQAAASVGQMGLIQAYESKFAKYDIHTAQILMTHDDLSNRKRYLNVKGTVETLLEYGVVPIINENDTVVTDEIRFGDNDTLAALTANLISADVLVILTDQQGLYDDNPRTNPQAQLISEAQVSRKDIEAMASPEGGALGKGGMYTKVMAAKRAARSGTATMIASGREAGILTKLYSGQSFGTLLVPDLEPLSARRQWLAGHLQAKGQLVLDAGAVKVLQASGKSLLPIGVKTLNGEFQRGEMVVCVDEQGMEIARGLANYSAVESLKIIGKPSNQIEEILGFVEDESLIHRDNLVVG, from the coding sequence ATGCAACGCTCTGAGTTAAAAAATACCAAACGCTGGGTCGTTAAGATCGGCAGTGCTTTATTAACCAATGACGGCCAGGGTTTGAACAAGGAAGCACTGGCGCACTGGGTTGAACAGATTGTCGAGCTAAAGTCTCAAGGGGTCGAGGTGGTTATTGTCTCTTCCGGTTCGGTCGCTGAAGGCATGAAACGCTTGGGTTGGAGTACGCGTCCTAAAGTGTTGAACGAGTTGCAGGCGGCGGCATCTGTCGGTCAGATGGGGTTGATTCAGGCTTATGAGTCGAAGTTTGCCAAATACGATATTCATACTGCGCAGATACTTATGACTCATGACGACCTGTCTAATCGTAAACGTTATCTGAATGTTAAAGGTACGGTGGAAACGCTGCTGGAATATGGCGTTGTGCCGATTATCAATGAAAACGACACGGTTGTGACCGATGAAATCCGTTTTGGCGATAACGATACCTTGGCTGCCTTGACGGCTAATTTGATTTCTGCCGACGTGCTGGTTATTTTGACCGATCAGCAGGGGTTGTACGATGATAACCCACGAACGAATCCGCAAGCGCAATTGATTTCCGAAGCGCAAGTCAGCCGTAAAGATATTGAAGCGATGGCAAGCCCCGAAGGTGGGGCGCTCGGTAAGGGCGGTATGTATACCAAAGTAATGGCGGCCAAGCGTGCGGCACGTTCCGGTACGGCAACCATGATCGCTTCGGGTCGTGAAGCCGGTATTCTTACCAAGTTGTATAGTGGTCAGTCTTTTGGCACCTTGCTGGTTCCTGATTTGGAGCCGTTGAGTGCGCGTCGTCAATGGTTGGCCGGCCACTTGCAGGCAAAAGGTCAGTTGGTATTGGATGCCGGTGCGGTTAAGGTGCTTCAGGCATCAGGTAAGAGTTTATTGCCGATTGGAGTGAAAACACTCAACGGCGAATTTCAACGTGGTGAAATGGTGGTTTGTGTTGATGAGCAAGGTATGGAAATCGCTCGTGGTCTAGCCAATTATTCGGCGGTGGAGAGCTTGAAGATTATCGGTAAGCCGAGCAACCAGATTGAAGAGATTCTAGGCTTTGTGGAAGATGAATCACTGATTCATCGCGATAATCTCGTAGTAGGTTAA
- the rpmA gene encoding 50S ribosomal protein L27, with the protein MAHKKAAGSTKNGRDSNAKRLGVKAFGGQQVSAGSIIVRQRGTKFHAGDNVGRGKDDTLFAKADGAVTFVTKGKPVRTYVTVVAE; encoded by the coding sequence ATGGCTCATAAGAAGGCAGCAGGTAGTACTAAAAACGGTCGCGATTCTAATGCCAAACGACTAGGTGTGAAAGCATTTGGTGGTCAGCAAGTTTCAGCTGGAAGCATTATTGTTCGTCAACGTGGAACTAAGTTCCATGCGGGTGACAATGTAGGTCGCGGTAAGGATGACACTTTGTTTGCTAAGGCAGACGGTGCCGTTACCTTTGTTACTAAAGGTAAGCCAGTACGTACTTACGTAACAGTTGTAGCTGAATAA
- the ispB gene encoding octaprenyl diphosphate synthase has product MTLAEIRQLIQDDIKAVDQLILERLSSDVVLINQIGHYIINSGGKRLRPLLVLLSARACGYQGKDHQLMAAVIEFIHTSTLLHDDVVDESDTRRGNKTANEVWGNAASVLVGDFLYSRSFEMMVEPGILKIMQVMSEATNVIAEGEVLQLLNCHDADTTEQRYMEVIHRKTAKLFEAATHMGPILADKPELEQAFITYGKHLGAAFQLIDDALDYTANEEELGKNIGDDLAEGKPTLPLIYVLQHGNDTEKEIIRRAIEEDGIELLTEVTKIIQASGAIDYTKKLAQQEAEKAKQALRVLEQSKLKQALLALSDLAVNRNH; this is encoded by the coding sequence ATGACATTAGCCGAAATACGACAATTAATCCAAGACGATATTAAAGCCGTTGACCAATTGATTCTAGAACGTTTGTCCTCTGATGTGGTGCTGATCAATCAAATTGGCCACTATATTATTAATAGTGGCGGCAAACGCTTGCGTCCTTTGCTGGTATTACTCAGTGCACGCGCTTGCGGCTATCAAGGTAAAGACCATCAATTGATGGCCGCGGTGATAGAGTTTATCCATACCTCAACCTTATTACACGATGATGTGGTTGATGAATCGGACACTCGCCGTGGCAATAAAACCGCAAATGAAGTTTGGGGCAATGCCGCCAGCGTTCTGGTTGGCGACTTCCTCTACTCCCGCTCATTTGAAATGATGGTTGAACCGGGCATTTTAAAGATTATGCAGGTTATGTCCGAGGCGACCAATGTCATCGCTGAGGGCGAAGTACTGCAACTGCTAAACTGTCACGATGCCGACACCACTGAACAGCGCTACATGGAAGTCATTCACCGCAAAACCGCCAAGCTATTTGAAGCGGCTACTCACATGGGGCCGATTCTTGCCGATAAACCGGAACTGGAACAAGCCTTTATAACTTATGGCAAACATCTTGGCGCCGCCTTCCAATTGATTGATGACGCTTTGGACTACACCGCCAATGAAGAAGAGTTAGGCAAAAACATCGGTGACGACTTGGCCGAAGGCAAGCCGACCTTACCATTGATCTATGTACTGCAACATGGCAACGATACTGAAAAAGAGATTATCAGACGCGCTATTGAAGAAGATGGAATTGAGCTTTTAACAGAAGTGACCAAAATCATTCAGGCGTCAGGTGCAATCGATTACACCAAGAAGCTGGCGCAACAAGAAGCGGAAAAAGCCAAACAGGCACTAAGGGTTCTGGAACAATCGAAATTAAAGCAGGCCCTGCTTGCTTTAAGTGATTTAGCCGTTAACCGTAACCATTAA
- a CDS encoding methyl-accepting chemotaxis protein, whose protein sequence is MLKRFKLSHLLLTSFSLISALILIISLMGYSSTKELKGILDYISGPAWDTADGAMEGAIGIEKQMLSMENYLDDINNSKALEKFEAALAIEKESLDRMSNTGQINSESIEQLNLARANFRQASEKLQEDYRQFTESEIQRHQTYEVLLKSLDEIEALGDGYVDVFAEQPDSLVSWNSGLNKAWTMADGIMEYRILMLTRGGYYQALLRTKDFAKYLPLIKEPLTDINAILEELGITQGQPITEDLDNYKIQSGALAGQTFAETLMNGTKQNVSTFDNAISKLKALENSYKDYQAASEELLETIEHVKDLADGKVFNAIDVVDDIFAEITAKLIVAVVIALLLSIAVSFLIIRLVLNNTKDAKNLAHSISSGNLSNQIQGSSKTEFGSLMLELSAMQDSLKQSRDEMQSHLNESKLIVDALDNASANVIIANNDEKVVFVNQQMKQLVDANRNEFASKIKGLQNDGKIEETDIFKQLKISCQTTQQTIHIGSLTIELSSQAIHNVQQELIGYFTEWKNVTHTLAIEQQVKQLIAAASQGKLDQRLDTDHLDGFLLELGNGINSMMQNIQHSLKSFITAASQLSEGDLTAHVDQKLEGELKIFKDSLNQATANIASLVSDILQTADQVNTTANNIMSANREVNQITQANAASVEQTAASLEQMTSSLKQSADFTKQVNDSSTGTVNKAQSNTQVVEQSVAAMHSIKEVSVKIDGITNLIDSIAFQTNLLALNAAVEAARAGEHGRGFAVVAGEVRNLAQKSAEAAKEIKQLVAEVNTKVESGTNLVETTSTVMADIINEIQNVGGMIEEIAKSSNEQEKGILQVNQAVSTFDTSTQKTAAMIDDTSASSQELNRMVEELRDKLQQFKLPNQLTHLD, encoded by the coding sequence ATGTTAAAACGCTTCAAACTATCCCACCTTCTTCTAACCAGCTTCAGCCTGATTAGTGCTTTAATTCTTATTATCTCTTTAATGGGCTATTCAAGCACCAAAGAACTGAAGGGCATTCTCGATTACATCAGCGGCCCGGCTTGGGATACCGCAGATGGAGCTATGGAAGGAGCTATCGGGATAGAAAAACAAATGCTGTCGATGGAGAACTACCTCGATGATATCAATAACAGCAAAGCGCTTGAAAAGTTTGAAGCTGCCCTAGCCATAGAGAAGGAATCGCTTGACAGAATGTCTAATACAGGACAAATAAATAGCGAGTCAATCGAACAATTAAACCTAGCAAGAGCAAACTTTCGCCAAGCGAGTGAAAAACTTCAAGAGGATTATCGCCAATTTACCGAAAGTGAAATACAACGACACCAAACTTATGAGGTGCTATTAAAAAGCCTAGATGAAATCGAAGCATTGGGTGATGGATATGTCGACGTATTCGCTGAACAACCTGACAGCTTGGTAAGTTGGAACAGCGGGCTAAATAAAGCATGGACAATGGCAGACGGCATTATGGAATATCGCATTCTAATGCTAACACGCGGCGGCTACTATCAAGCACTGCTTCGCACCAAGGATTTTGCCAAATACTTGCCACTAATTAAAGAACCTTTAACCGATATTAACGCCATCCTAGAAGAATTAGGCATTACCCAGGGTCAACCAATCACAGAAGATCTGGATAACTACAAAATCCAAAGCGGTGCCTTGGCAGGACAGACTTTTGCTGAGACCTTAATGAATGGCACCAAGCAAAACGTCTCGACTTTTGATAACGCAATTAGCAAACTAAAAGCTCTAGAGAACTCTTATAAGGATTACCAGGCAGCTAGCGAAGAACTATTGGAAACTATTGAACATGTTAAAGACCTGGCAGACGGTAAGGTATTCAACGCCATAGATGTTGTCGATGACATATTCGCTGAAATTACCGCTAAACTTATAGTAGCTGTTGTCATAGCCCTACTCTTAAGCATTGCCGTCTCATTTTTAATTATTCGTCTTGTTTTGAACAACACCAAGGATGCCAAGAACTTGGCCCACTCGATTTCAAGTGGTAATCTAAGCAACCAAATTCAGGGTAGTAGCAAAACTGAATTCGGTTCCTTAATGCTTGAACTTAGTGCCATGCAGGACTCCCTCAAGCAATCACGCGATGAAATGCAATCTCATCTTAATGAATCAAAGCTCATTGTTGATGCGCTAGACAATGCTTCAGCCAATGTAATCATTGCCAACAATGATGAGAAAGTTGTATTTGTTAACCAACAGATGAAACAATTGGTCGATGCGAACCGCAACGAGTTTGCGAGCAAGATCAAAGGTTTGCAAAACGATGGCAAAATTGAAGAAACCGATATCTTCAAGCAATTGAAAATTTCCTGCCAAACTACTCAGCAAACCATTCATATAGGCAGCCTGACCATAGAGCTGAGTAGCCAGGCGATTCATAATGTACAACAAGAATTAATCGGTTATTTCACCGAATGGAAAAACGTCACCCATACACTAGCTATTGAACAACAGGTTAAGCAACTCATTGCAGCAGCCTCTCAAGGTAAACTCGACCAACGTTTGGATACCGACCACCTAGACGGTTTCTTACTGGAGCTTGGTAATGGCATTAACAGCATGATGCAGAATATCCAGCACAGCTTGAAAAGCTTTATTACCGCGGCCAGCCAATTAAGTGAAGGTGATTTGACCGCCCATGTAGACCAAAAACTGGAAGGTGAATTAAAAATTTTCAAAGACTCTTTGAATCAGGCGACCGCCAATATCGCCTCGCTGGTCAGTGATATCCTGCAAACCGCCGACCAAGTAAACACCACGGCAAACAATATCATGAGCGCCAACCGAGAAGTTAACCAGATCACCCAGGCCAATGCCGCCTCGGTTGAACAGACCGCGGCATCACTTGAACAAATGACCAGCTCCTTGAAACAGTCGGCCGACTTTACCAAGCAGGTCAATGACAGTTCTACCGGCACGGTAAACAAAGCGCAATCGAATACACAGGTTGTCGAACAGAGTGTCGCCGCAATGCATTCGATTAAAGAGGTGAGTGTAAAAATCGATGGCATTACCAATTTGATTGACTCGATTGCTTTCCAGACCAATCTACTTGCACTGAATGCCGCGGTTGAAGCGGCACGTGCTGGCGAACATGGGCGTGGTTTTGCGGTGGTCGCCGGCGAGGTCAGAAACCTTGCGCAAAAATCTGCCGAAGCCGCCAAGGAGATCAAACAACTGGTCGCTGAGGTTAACACCAAGGTGGAGTCAGGCACCAACCTGGTGGAAACCACCAGTACCGTAATGGCGGATATTATCAATGAGATTCAAAATGTCGGCGGCATGATCGAAGAAATCGCCAAATCCTCTAACGAACAGGAAAAAGGCATTCTTCAAGTCAATCAGGCGGTCTCCACATTTGATACCTCAACGCAAAAAACCGCTGCGATGATCGATGACACTTCGGCAAGCTCGCAGGAGCTTAATAGAATGGTTGAAGAGTTACGCGACAAGCTACAACAATTCAAGCTACCCAATCAATTAACGCATCTTGATTAA